The sequence GGCCGGGATCTTGATGACACCGCGGGCCTCGTAGTGGATCAGCGCGCCGTCGTGGCTGCGCAGCGTCGCGCGCACGTCCACCTGCCCGACGCCGTCGCTGCCCACCACCAGCCAGTCGCCTCCGCCGGGCAGGATCTCTCCGCGCAGCCTCGGTCCTTCGATGACGCCGCCGGTGGTGACGAAGGTCAGCCGGGTGCCGAACGGTGTCGGGATCGGCTGTGCTGGAAGCAGATCGACCGCCATGTCGAAGAGGTGTGTCACCGGTAACGCGTCGAGCATCGGCACCTGCTCGACGCATGTGGTTGCGGTCATGCCTTCGCCCCGCTCAGCGCGGCCTGCAACTGCACCGAGTCGATGAACGTGTCCTTGCGGGCGACCAGCCCGTCGGGCGACACGTTGACCACGTCGAGGCAGTCGAATCGGATGTCGCCGGAGATCAGTGCCCAGTCCAGCACCCAGTGGTCTTCGCCGTAGAGGACGCGGTAGACCTCGAACGAGAACTGCGGAAACTGCGCGAAGAGTTCGCCGAACGTCGCCCGCACGTTGTCGCGTCCGACCACGGGTTCGCCGCCGGTGTGTGTCCAAAACCGGGTGTCGACGGAGTGCAGCGCGGCGATGGCGTCGGGATCACGTGCCGCCCACGCGGCGAAATAGCGCTCGGAGACGGCTTTGAGGTCCAGTTGTGCGCCGGCGGTTCGGGTCACGGTGGCTCCGTTCGTAGGTTACATACTTCGGGTATGCATTAACCTACCACGAGTATGTATCGGGGTGCCAGTCCGAACTAGATCACCGCCAGCGACACCGCGGCCGCGGTGGCAAGACACATCGAGGGTCCGTGCGGCACAGCCGATTCCCCGCGCCGAGCGACCTCGACGATCGACCAGCTCGCGGTCAGGATCGGCGCCGCCAGCGCCGCCAACACCCACACGTCGACACCGAACGCCCCCGTCAGCGCTCCGACGCCGGCCGCGAGCTTCACGTCCCCTGCGCCCATCGCCGTCGGGCACAGCAGGTGCACGGTCAGATACAGCGCGAACAAGGCCGCGGCACCCGCCGTCGCCGGGGCGCCCTGTCCCGCCAGCGTCGCGCCCGCGAGGATCGCCACCGCGCCGGGCACGGTCAACCAGTTCGGTAGCCGGCGTTCGGTGACGTCGAACACGCACAGCGCCGCCAGCCACGCCAGCGTCACCGCGCACGCCGCTGCCCCCACGTCCGAAGGCTAACGGCTGTGCGGGGCCTCGCCCGTCACCGATTTCTGCGTCAGGGCTGCGGAACCGCACGCACAACAGCCTTGCGGCAGAAATGGGCGCAAGTCGGCTAGGGCTCGTCGAGCGCGGCCCTCATCGCTTCCCTGGGGGCTGGCAGTCCGGTGAACTGCTCGACCTGCGCGAACGCCTGATGCAGCAGCATCTCCAGGCCGCTGATCACGCGACCGCCCCGTGCGGTCACCGCGGCGGCCAGCGGCGTGGGCCACGGGTCGTAGATCGCGTCGAGCAGCACGGGAACGTCCGCGACCGAATCCGCATACCGCGCCGCGACGTCGGCGGGGATCGTGTTGACCACCACGTCGACGTCGACCAGCGGCGTGCCCAGCGCGACCCACCGCACCTCGACACCCAGCCGGGCGCCCAACTCGAGCAGCGGGGCGGCCTTGTTCGGGTTGCGCGCCACGATCGTGATGTCGGCCACGCCGAGTTGGCTGAGCCCGGCGACGACGGCGGGTGCGGTGCCCCCCGAGCCGAGTGCCCCCCGAGCCGAGTACGGCCGCACTGCCGGACGCCTCGCCCAGCGCGCCGGCCACGCCGTCGACGTCGGTGTTGTCGGCGCGCCACCCCGTCGCTGTCCGCACCAGCGTGTTGGCCGAGCCGACCAGTTCGGCGCGCGGGGTGCGTTCGTCGGCGAAGCGCAGCGCCGCGAACTTGCCCGGCATCGTCACCGACACCCCGACCCATTCGGGACCGAAACCGCCGACCAGCGCGGGTAATTGCTCCGCTGTGCACTCGATGCGCTCGTAGGTCCAGCCGTGCAAACCCAGCGCGCGGTAGGCGGCCAGGTGCAGCTGCGGTGAGCGCGAATGCGCGATCGGCGAACCCAGCACCCCGGCTTTCCGGCGATTTGTGTGCGGTTTGTTGCGCTCAGCGCGCCTAAACGCACCCAAATCGCTTACCTCGCGGAGTCGAGGACGCCATTGCCCATGGCCAGTTGGATGTTCGCCAGGTGCTGGTCGTAATCGCGGGTGAACAACGTGGTGCCCTGCATGTCGATGGTGACGAAGTACAACCAGTCCCCCGGCGCGGGCTTCTCGGCGGCGGTCAGCGCGGGCTGGCCCGGTGAGCAGATCGGGGTGGCCGGAAGGCCGGGCCGCACATAGGTGTTCCAGTCGGTGAGCTGGGCTCGGTCGGCGTCCGTGGTGGCCACCTCGATGCGGTCCAGCGGATAGTTCACCGTGGAGTCGAACTCCAGCGTCCGGTTCTCGGCGAGCCGGTTGTAGATGACGCGGGCCACCTTCGCGAAATCCTCCGGGGTGGCCTCCCGCTGCACCAACGACCCGACGGTCAACACCTGATACGGCGAGAGGTTCATCGCCAGCGCGGTGTCCAACAATCCACCCTTGGCGTATTGGGTCGCGCTCGCCGAAATCAGCGTCGAGAGAATCTGTTCCGGGGACGCCGACGGGTCGATGTTCCACATGCCGGGCGCGATCAGCCCCTCCAGCCGACGGTGGTCCTGGCCCAGCGCCGTGACCGCGTCTCGAGCCCAGTCCGGCACAGCCAGCGCCGCTGGAGTGGCGGTGCTCGCGGTGTCCTTCAGATGCTCCGCGGACACACAGTGCTGTTCACCGTCGAGGTCCACGCACGTGGCGCGCGAGATCAGCGAGAGTATGCCGTCGGTGACGGCGTTGGTCTTGACGTCGCGCACGTCGTCGAGCTGACGTCCCTCGGGGATCACCAGCTTGCCCACCCGGTTCTGCGGATCAGTAAGCCGCTCAACGGCATTGGATGCCGGTATCTCGGTACGCACCTTGTAGAACCCGGGCTGGATCGACGAGATCGCGGGGTTGCCTTCGGCAGCGCTGACGAACGCCCCGACCGTCGCGACGACGCGATGCTCATGCAGCGTCTGACCGATCGCGGTGGTGGAGTCACCGTCGTGTACCTGGATGACCACGTCGTTGACGCCTTCGCCGGCGTAGTCGTTGGCGGTGCCGAACATGGTGTGCCACAGCTTCGATCCCAGAAACACCGCCGCCACGGCGATCACGATCAGCGTGGCCAGCGTCAAGACGCCGACGATCCGACGCCGACGGCGGTTGCGCGCCTCTCGGATTCGCTGGGCGCGGGTCATCGTGCGCCTGGGCGGGCCGACAGCGACGGGCTCTGCGCGTTCGCGACCCCATTGGTTAGGCATCCCCGACCTCTCCGTGCGCGGCCATCGCAGTGCGGCGCTGATCCAACCAGTTCTGCAGAATCCCCACCGCGGCCGCCTGATCGATCACCGAGCGCTGCCCTTTGGCGCGGACCCCGGCTTCGCGCAGCGACCGCTGCGCCACGACCGTGGTGAGCCGTTCGTCGGCCAACCGCACCGGTGTCGGCGCGATCCGGCGGGCCAACGCGTCGGCCACCGCGATCGCATCCTGCGCCGAGGCACCCGACCGGTCGGCGAGGGTGCGGGGCAGACCCACCACCACTTCGACCACGGAATGCTCGTCGACCAGCGCCGCCAGCCGTCGGATGTGGCGGTCGGCGCGGTCGCGCCGGACGGTCTCGAGCGGGGTCGCGAGGATGGCGTCGGGATCGCTGACCGCGACGCCGATCCGCACGGTGCCCACGTCCACGCCGAGCCGTCGCCCCCGGCCCGGATCCGGAGGGTCGAGCGAACGTCCGGGTCGATCGGGCAGGCGGTCGGTATGGGCCACGAGGTCAGCTCCGGTCGATCTCTGCGCGCAGCGCGGCCAACGCCGCGTCGATACCCGCCGCCCCCTTGCCGGCGCCCTGCGCCAGATCGGCCTTGCCGCCCCCACGGCCTTCGACCGGCGCAGCCAGCGTTTTCACCAGGTCGTTGGCCCGGAGGCCGAGGTCCTGCGCCGCCTGGTTGACCGCCACCACGAACGGGACGGTGTCGTTGTCGCCTCCGCTTTTCCCGTCGCTACGCTCGCCCGGGGCGGCGATCAACGCGACGACGGCGGGGTCGCTGCCGAGCTTGCCGCGGATGTCACCGGCCAGTGTGCGCAAGTCAGCGGCCGACATCCCCGCGGCCATCCGTTGCGCCACGACTCGGACCTTACCGATAAGCTCCGCGCCCGCGGCGGCATTGGCGGCCGCGGCCTTGGCGTTGGCCAGCCGCATCCGATCGAGTTCCTTCTCGGCCGCGCGCAGCCGCTCCACCAGGTTGGCCACCCGCGCGGGCACCTCTTCGGACGGCACCTTCAGCGTCGAGGCCAGGCCGGCCATCAACGCCCGCTCCTTGGCCAGGTGGCGGTAGGAGTCCAAACCGACGTAGGCCTCGACCCGGCGCACGCCCGAGCCCACCGACGCCTCGCCCAGAATCGTCACCGGGCCGATCTGCGCGGAGCTGCGCACGTGGGTGCCGCCGCACAGCTCCAGCGAGAAGGGCCCGCCGATCTCGACCACGCGGACCTCATCGGGGTAGGACTCGCCGAACAGCGCCATCGCACCCATCGCCTTGGCCGTCTCCAACTCGGTGGTGAACGAGCGCACCTCGTAGTCGGCCTCGACGGCCTGGTTGGTCACTTCCTCGATCTGGCTGCGCTGCTCCTCGGTCAGCGCCCCCTGCCAGTTGAAGTCGAAACGAAGATAGCCGGGCCGGTTCAGCGAGCCGGCCTGAACCGCGTTGGGGCCCAGCACTTGCCGCAGCGCCGCGTGCACCATGTGGGTGCCCGAGTGACCCTGGGTGGCGCCGTGCCGCCACCGCGGGTCGACGGCGGCAACGACGGTGTCGCCCTCGACGAACTCACCCGATTCGACCTTGACGCGATGCGTCCACAGCGTCTTGGCGATCTTCTGCACGTCGGTGACGGCGGCTTTCGCGGAGACGGATGCGCCGGTGCCGGTGATGCTGCCCTCGTCGGCGATCTGGCCGCCCGACTCGGCGTAAAACGGGGTGCGGTCGAGGATCAGCTCGACGTTGTCGGATTCGGCTGAGGTTTCGTGGCTGACGACCGGGACGCGGCGACCGTCGACGAAGATTCCGAGAATCCTTGCCTCCGAGACCAACTCGTCGAATCCGGTGAACTCGGTTGGCCCGGTGTCGACCAGTTCCCGGTACGCCGAGAGGTCCATGTGGGCCTGTTTGCGCGCGGCCGCGTCGGCCTTGGCCCGCGCTCGCTGCTCGGCCATCAGGCTGCGGAAGCCCTCCTCGTCGACGGACAGCCCCGCTTCGGCGGCCATCTCGAGGGTCAGCTCCAGCGGGAAGCCGTAGGTGTCGTGCAACGTGAACGCGTCCGCGCCGGACAACACCGTCGCACCCGAGGCCTTCGTCGCGGTGGCCGCCTCCTCGAACAACCGCGATCCCGAGGCGAGCGTGCGGTTGAACGCGGTTTCCTCGGCCACCGCGATGCGCTGGATCCGGTCGAAGTCGTTGACCAATTCCGGGTACGACGGGCCCATCGTGTCGCGCACCGTGGCCATCAGTTCGCCGACGATCGGGTCGTCGACGCCCAGCAGCTTCGCCGACCGGATGATGCGCCGCAACAACCGCCGCAACACATAGCCGCGGCCGTCGTTGCCGGGGCTCACGCCGTCGCCGATGATGATCGCGGCGGTGCGGCTGTGGTCGGCGATGATGCGGTAGCGCACGTCGTCATCGTGGTGGCCCTGCCCGTAGCCGCGCGGCGCGCGGGCCGCCACCGCGTCGATCACGGGCCGCAGCAAATCGGTCTCGTAGACGTTGTCGACCCCCTGCAGCAGACACGCCACCCGTTCCACGCCCATGCCGGTGTCGATGTTCTTGCGTGGCAGCGGTCCGAGGATCTCGAAATCGTCCTTCGAGGTGCCCTCGCCGCGCTCGTTCTGCATGAACACGAGATTCCAGATCTCGATGTAACGGTCCTCGTTGGCCACAGGACCGCCCTCGACGCCGTATTCCGGGCCCCGGTCGTAGTAGATCTCCGAGGACGGTCCGCACGGTCCGGGAATGCCCATCGACCAGTAGTTGTCGGCCATCCCGCGACGCTGGATCCGCTCGGCGGGCAGCCCGGCGATCTCCTGCCACAGCCCGAAGGCCTCGTCGTCGTCGAGGTAGACGGTGGCCCACAGCCGTTCGGGGTCGAACCCGTAGCCGCCCTGGTCGACCGGGTTGGTCAGCAGCGTCCAGGCGTACTCGATCGCGCCTTCCTTGAAGTAGTCGCCGAACGAGAAGTTGCCCGCCATCTGAAAGAAGGTGTTGTGGCGGGTGGTGATGCCGACCTCGTCGATATCGGGCGTGCGGATGCACTTCTGCACGCTGACGGCGCGCTTCCACGGCGGCGTGCGCTGGCCCAGGAAATACGGCACGAACTGCACCATTCCGGCGTTGACGAACAGCAGGTTGGGGTCGTCGAGGATCACCGAGGCGCTGGGCACCTCGACATGGCCCGCCTTCACGAAATGATCGAGGAAACGCTTCCTGATCTCGTGTGTCTGCACGTTGCTACTGTCCTCGCCGTCGTGTGTGGTTCCGCAGGGACCTGCGACTATTCGACCGCACTACAGTACCGGTCGCGGGTTGCGGTCTTGAAAGGTCAACGCACCGGCGCGGCCGCGAGTGCCGCCTTAGGACGTGATGAAGCTCAACCGCACCGATCGCCGCGGGTTGTCCCGGTTCAGGTCCACCAGCACGACGCTCTGCCACGTGCCCAGCAACGGGGTGCCGCCCTGCACCGGCAGCGTCACCGACGGCGAGATGAGTGCGGGCAGCACGTGGTCGGCGCCGTGGCCTGGTGAGCCGTGGGCGTGGCGGTAGCGGTCGTCGCGCGGCAACAGCCGTTCCAGGGCGTCGACGAGGTCGTCGTCGGAGCCCGATCCCGTTTCGATGATCGCCAGCCCGGCGGTGGCGTGCGGAACGAACACGTTGCACAGGCCGTCGCCGCGGCCGGCGCAGAAGTCGCGCACCGCAGCGGTCAGGTCGACGGTGCGGTCGTGGGTGGTGTCGATGGTCAGCACGTCGGAGTCCACGACGCCGAGCCTACGAGCCCCGGTTCTTTTTTCGCCCAAAGGGACAAACGGGCGGGAAAGTGCGAGTGGATCGCGCCAAAACGTCCATCTCGGCGACGAGCGTGAGCGGTTGACGCGGGCGTTTATTCGCCCGTGGCGTGGGTATCGCTAGAGCTTGGAGGCAAAATGACCATCACTGGCGTTATCACAGCAATTCTCATCGGCACCGTGGTCGGCGTGCTCGGTCGCCTGGTGTTGCCCGGTCGTCAGCCGATCGGGTTCCTGGTGACCATCCTGGTCGGCATCGTGGCGGCCTTGCTCGGCACCGCGCTCGCCAGGGCGCTCGGCATCCCGACCGCAACGGCCGGCATCGACTGGCTGGAACTGCTCGTCCAGGTGATCGTCGCGGCAATCGGTGTGGCGTTGGCGGCCGCGCTGATGGGGCGCAGACGCACCGGGGTGATGGGCACTCGCCGCGGCCTGCTGCGGTAACCGCGGGGTCGGGAACCCGACGTTGCCGTCGGGGTCGGCCTACCGGTGGAGCGCTTCCCCCCTGCGCCCGCCGGTCACCCGCCGCCCCGGCGGCAACCCCATGTCCGCTACAGATTCTTCAACAGATCATCGAGTTTTTCGTAGCCCTCGGTCATGCCGCCTTCCATTCCCGAGGACAGCAGGGCGTCGCGGGCCTCGACGTTCGGGCAGATCGAGCGGCCACGCAATCGGCTGCGGCCGTCACCGAGGTCCTCGAACCACAGGTACTCGAGGTTGACCATGTCGGGGGCGCCGTCGAATTCGAAAGTCTGCAGGATGAACTCGTTTTCGCGGACCGTGTGAAACGTCCCGTTGAACTCGTAGTGCCCGTGCTCGTCGCTGTGCCGGTAGCGGTAACCGCCGTGGCTCTTGAAGTTCCATTCGGTGATGTCCATCGTCAGCCCGCGCGGACCGAGCCATTGCTTGACCCGTTCGGGTTCGGCGTGCGCGCGGTACAGCGCCGCGACCGGGGCGTCGAAGTCTCTGGTGTACTCCATCGCCAACGTGTCGACGGGAGCGTTGAGGTTCAGTGCGTTGGTCATTTCGGTTGCCCTTCCGTGTCGGGTATCGATGCCAGCAGGCTGTCCAGCCGGCGGTAGCTGCGTTCGGCGTCGAGCCGGTAGCGGTCGATCCATGCGGTCAGCCGTTCCAGCGCGGCGGCATCCAGGTGCACGGGTCGTCGCTGCGCCTCGCGGGTCCGGGTGACCAGTCCCGCCTGCTCGAGGACCTGAATGTGTTTGGACACCGCCTGTTTCGTGATGTCGAACGGCGCGGCCAACTCGTTGACCGTGGCCGGTCCCCGTGACAGCCGCGCCACGATGGCGCGCCGAACCGGGTCGGCCAGCGCGAGGAACGCGCGGTCCAACTCGTTGTCGTCATCGCTCATCACTAGTCAACCATATCATTGATCAACTGATTTGTTGACTACAAATCCACGCCGGGCCGAGATCGACGTCTTGGTGGATTTCACTCGCGCTCTTCCGCCCGTTCGTCCCTTTCGGCGGGGATATAGCGGCGCACAGGCGGGTCAGCGCTTACGGCGGATGATCGCGCGCAGCTTGCCGAGCCGGGTGGCGATCTCGCGCTCGGCGCCGCGGTTCGTCGGCTGGTAGTAGTCGACACCGACCAGCTCGTCAGGCGGATATTGTTGGGCCACAACACCATCCGGATTGTCGTGGCTGTACTTGTAGCCGATCGCGTTGCCCAGCTTCTCGGCGCCCGAGTAGTGCCCGTCCCGCAGATGAGCGGGCACCAGCCCGGCCTTGCCCGCGCGAATGTCGCTCATCGCCGCACCCAGCGCGGTGGTGACGGCGTTGGATTTCGGCGCCGTCGCCAGATGGACGGTGGCGTGGGCCAGCGTCAGCTGCGCCTCCGGCATCCCGATCAGCTGCACGGTCTGGGCCGCGGCGACGGCGATCTGCAGCGCGGTGGGATCGGCCATGCCGATGTCCTCGCTGGCCAAAATCATCAGTCGCCGGGCGACAAACCGCGGGTCCTCGCCGGCCACCAGCATCCGGGCCAGGTAGTGCAACGCCGCGTCGACGTCTGACCCGCGCACCGACTTGATGAACGCGCTGACCACGTCATAGTGCTGGTCGCCGCCGCGGTCGTAGCGCACCGCGGCCTGATCCAGCGACTGTTCGATGGCCTCGACCGTCACCTCCTCCCCCGCTTCCGCGGCGACCTCGAGCGCGGTCAACGCGCGTCGCGCATCACCGGCCGACAACTGCACCAGCAGCTCGACGGCCTCGTCGGTGACCGTGACCTTGCCGCCGAGGCCGCGCGGATCGGTGATCGCGCGGCGCACCACCGTGCGCACCGCCTCGGCGTCCAGCGGCTGCAGCTGCAGGATCAGTGACCGCGACAGCAGCGGCGCGACCACCGAGAACGACGGGTTCTCCGTGGTGGCGGCCACCAGCAGCACGACGCGGTTCTCGACGGCCGCCAGCAGCGCGTCCTGCTGCGTCTTGGAGAACCGGTGCACCTCGTCGATGAACAGCACGGTCTGTTCGCCGTGGGCGGCCGCGCGTCGCGCGACGTCGATCACCGCGCGGACCTCTTTGACCCCGGATGACAGCGCCGACAGCGCCTCGAACCGGCGACCCGTGGCCCCGGAGATCAACGCGGCCAACGTCGTCTTCCCGGTGCCCGGCGGGCCGTACAGGATGACCGAGGCGGCGCCGGAGCCTTCGGCGAGCCGGCGCAGCGGCGAACCCGGTTGCAGCAGGTGATC comes from Mycolicibacterium pulveris and encodes:
- a CDS encoding DUF3237 domain-containing protein, with the protein product MTATTCVEQVPMLDALPVTHLFDMAVDLLPAQPIPTPFGTRLTFVTTGGVIEGPRLRGEILPGGGDWLVVGSDGVGQVDVRATLRSHDGALIHYEARGVIKIPADGMDRLAAGEVLAFDETYARTTPSFQTADERYAWLNEIVAVGYNILSSNHIDYRVYQVL
- a CDS encoding GlsB/YeaQ/YmgE family stress response membrane protein, producing MTITGVITAILIGTVVGVLGRLVLPGRQPIGFLVTILVGIVAALLGTALARALGIPTATAGIDWLELLVQVIVAAIGVALAAALMGRRRTGVMGTRRGLLR
- a CDS encoding SRPBCC family protein; the protein is MTNALNLNAPVDTLAMEYTRDFDAPVAALYRAHAEPERVKQWLGPRGLTMDITEWNFKSHGGYRYRHSDEHGHYEFNGTFHTVRENEFILQTFEFDGAPDMVNLEYLWFEDLGDGRSRLRGRSICPNVEARDALLSSGMEGGMTEGYEKLDDLLKNL
- a CDS encoding nuclear transport factor 2 family protein — encoded protein: MTRTAGAQLDLKAVSERYFAAWAARDPDAIAALHSVDTRFWTHTGGEPVVGRDNVRATFGELFAQFPQFSFEVYRVLYGEDHWVLDWALISGDIRFDCLDVVNVSPDGLVARKDTFIDSVQLQAALSGAKA
- a CDS encoding secondary thiamine-phosphate synthase enzyme YjbQ, which produces MDSDVLTIDTTHDRTVDLTAAVRDFCAGRGDGLCNVFVPHATAGLAIIETGSGSDDDLVDALERLLPRDDRYRHAHGSPGHGADHVLPALISPSVTLPVQGGTPLLGTWQSVVLVDLNRDNPRRSVRLSFITS
- a CDS encoding endolytic transglycosylase MltG, producing the protein MPNQWGRERAEPVAVGPPRRTMTRAQRIREARNRRRRRIVGVLTLATLIVIAVAAVFLGSKLWHTMFGTANDYAGEGVNDVVIQVHDGDSTTAIGQTLHEHRVVATVGAFVSAAEGNPAISSIQPGFYKVRTEIPASNAVERLTDPQNRVGKLVIPEGRQLDDVRDVKTNAVTDGILSLISRATCVDLDGEQHCVSAEHLKDTASTATPAALAVPDWARDAVTALGQDHRRLEGLIAPGMWNIDPSASPEQILSTLISASATQYAKGGLLDTALAMNLSPYQVLTVGSLVQREATPEDFAKVARVIYNRLAENRTLEFDSTVNYPLDRIEVATTDADRAQLTDWNTYVRPGLPATPICSPGQPALTAAEKPAPGDWLYFVTIDMQGTTLFTRDYDQHLANIQLAMGNGVLDSAR
- the alaS gene encoding alanine--tRNA ligase; this encodes MQTHEIRKRFLDHFVKAGHVEVPSASVILDDPNLLFVNAGMVQFVPYFLGQRTPPWKRAVSVQKCIRTPDIDEVGITTRHNTFFQMAGNFSFGDYFKEGAIEYAWTLLTNPVDQGGYGFDPERLWATVYLDDDEAFGLWQEIAGLPAERIQRRGMADNYWSMGIPGPCGPSSEIYYDRGPEYGVEGGPVANEDRYIEIWNLVFMQNERGEGTSKDDFEILGPLPRKNIDTGMGVERVACLLQGVDNVYETDLLRPVIDAVAARAPRGYGQGHHDDDVRYRIIADHSRTAAIIIGDGVSPGNDGRGYVLRRLLRRIIRSAKLLGVDDPIVGELMATVRDTMGPSYPELVNDFDRIQRIAVAEETAFNRTLASGSRLFEEAATATKASGATVLSGADAFTLHDTYGFPLELTLEMAAEAGLSVDEEGFRSLMAEQRARAKADAAARKQAHMDLSAYRELVDTGPTEFTGFDELVSEARILGIFVDGRRVPVVSHETSAESDNVELILDRTPFYAESGGQIADEGSITGTGASVSAKAAVTDVQKIAKTLWTHRVKVESGEFVEGDTVVAAVDPRWRHGATQGHSGTHMVHAALRQVLGPNAVQAGSLNRPGYLRFDFNWQGALTEEQRSQIEEVTNQAVEADYEVRSFTTELETAKAMGAMALFGESYPDEVRVVEIGGPFSLELCGGTHVRSSAQIGPVTILGEASVGSGVRRVEAYVGLDSYRHLAKERALMAGLASTLKVPSEEVPARVANLVERLRAAEKELDRMRLANAKAAAANAAAGAELIGKVRVVAQRMAAGMSAADLRTLAGDIRGKLGSDPAVVALIAAPGERSDGKSGGDNDTVPFVVAVNQAAQDLGLRANDLVKTLAAPVEGRGGGKADLAQGAGKGAAGIDAALAALRAEIDRS
- a CDS encoding prepilin peptidase, yielding MGAAACAVTLAWLAALCVFDVTERRLPNWLTVPGAVAILAGATLAGQGAPATAGAAALFALYLTVHLLCPTAMGAGDVKLAAGVGALTGAFGVDVWVLAALAAPILTASWSIVEVARRGESAVPHGPSMCLATAAAVSLAVI
- a CDS encoding replication-associated recombination protein A — translated: MSEGLFDVPGEPSVTAGGPVGASTPLAVRMRPATLDEVVGQDHLLQPGSPLRRLAEGSGAASVILYGPPGTGKTTLAALISGATGRRFEALSALSSGVKEVRAVIDVARRAAAHGEQTVLFIDEVHRFSKTQQDALLAAVENRVVLLVAATTENPSFSVVAPLLSRSLILQLQPLDAEAVRTVVRRAITDPRGLGGKVTVTDEAVELLVQLSAGDARRALTALEVAAEAGEEVTVEAIEQSLDQAAVRYDRGGDQHYDVVSAFIKSVRGSDVDAALHYLARMLVAGEDPRFVARRLMILASEDIGMADPTALQIAVAAAQTVQLIGMPEAQLTLAHATVHLATAPKSNAVTTALGAAMSDIRAGKAGLVPAHLRDGHYSGAEKLGNAIGYKYSHDNPDGVVAQQYPPDELVGVDYYQPTNRGAEREIATRLGKLRAIIRRKR
- a CDS encoding ArsR/SmtB family transcription factor — its product is MSDDDNELDRAFLALADPVRRAIVARLSRGPATVNELAAPFDITKQAVSKHIQVLEQAGLVTRTREAQRRPVHLDAAALERLTAWIDRYRLDAERSYRRLDSLLASIPDTEGQPK
- the ruvX gene encoding Holliday junction resolvase RuvX — its product is MAHTDRLPDRPGRSLDPPDPGRGRRLGVDVGTVRIGVAVSDPDAILATPLETVRRDRADRHIRRLAALVDEHSVVEVVVGLPRTLADRSGASAQDAIAVADALARRIAPTPVRLADERLTTVVAQRSLREAGVRAKGQRSVIDQAAAVGILQNWLDQRRTAMAAHGEVGDA